From Populus alba chromosome 16, ASM523922v2, whole genome shotgun sequence:
tttaattattgtttttttattgttaattttttattctcggtccttttttaaagtttagagttgttttttattgcatgttgtcttttatttttcaaatttgattttttttttttaattgtaatttttttatccttctgtgaaatttttttttttttttaattttatccttgaaatgtgtgtttttataaatagattttaCCGTCCGCAGCGTAGCAAGCACAAGAATCTAGTGTGAAACAATATAATGTGAAAAGAGAAACCCACTGGTGAGTCCTCCACTGTATCATTGGAACAGAGGGAGGTTACACTTTCCCACACAATTGAGTACCACCACTGTATCATCCCTTTTAGACCAGTTGATCCTAATTCGACATCTGCTTGGAATGGGGTCTGAGTCCCACCGCCGTGAGAAACAGGGCCCAAAGAGTAAAGACCTGTGTGCTATCTAAGACAGACACTAGATTGCTTAGAAAAACATGTGTGGTTTTAGTAACTTAGTTTTAAGGAAACTAGAGCTAAAAAATCCGAAACTTTCGTTGTTAGAATCTTGCACCACTCTCTCCCACCTGAAAATCATACATGCCCACTTGATAAGAGCACACacaatctttgatgtttttgcCGCAAGTTGCTTAATCTCCATTAGCATAGATAAGAACTTGCTTGATTATGCAGCACAAGTATTTTATCAAATCCAAAAcccaaatatttttatctataattcATTTATAAGGGGTTTTTCTGGAAGCAAAGACCCGgataagtccttccatttttatGTCCAATCAAAGAGAAATGGCTTAGTTCCTGATAATCTTACGTACCCATTTTTAGTCAAGGCTTGTACTCAAAACGGTTCTTTAGATATGGGTATACAAGCTCATGGTCAAATAATTAGGCATGGGTTTGATAATGATGTTTATGTTCAAAATTCACTTGTTACTATGTATTCTACTTTAGGTGATATTAAGTCTGCTAGCTATATTTTTAGGAGAATTTCATGTTTAGATGTTGTTTCTTGGACTTCAATGGTAGCTGGGTATATTAAATCAGGAGATGTTACGTCTGCTCgtaaattgtttgataaaatgccTGAAAAAAACTTGGTTACTTGGAGTGTAATGATTAGTGGGTATgcgaaaaatagtttttttgacAAGGCAATagaattgtattttttacttcaatcaGAAGGGGTGCAAGCTAATGAGACAGTGATGGTTAGTGTTATAGCTTCATGTGCTCATTTAGGTGCACTTGAACTTGGAGAAAGAGCACATGattatattttgagaaataAGATGACTGTGAATTTGATTCTGGGAACTGCACTAGTAGATATGTATGCAAGATGTGGAAGTATTGATAAAGCTATCTGGGTTTTCGACCAACTTCCAGGGAGAGATGCACTGAGCTGGACAACTCTGATTGCTGGATTTGCAATGCACGGTTATGCCAAGAAAGCACTTGAGTACTTCTCACGAATGGAGAAGGCAGGATTAACACCGAGAGAGATAACATTTACTGCTGTTTTATCAGCTTGTAGTCACGGGGGATTAGTTGAAAGAGGATTGAAATTATTTGAGAGCATGAAAAGAGATTATAGGATTGAACCTAGGTTGGAACACTATGGGTGCATGGTTGACCTGCTTGGTCGAGCAGGGAGGTTAGCAGAAGCTGAGAAATTTGTTAATGAAATGCCTATGAAGCCTAATGCACCAATTTGGGGAGCGTTGCTTGGAGCTTGCCGAATTCATAAGAACTCAGAAATTGCAGAAAGAGCTGGGAAGACTTTGATTGAGTTAAAGCCAGAACACAGTGGTTACTATGTGCTTCTTTCTAACATCTATGCACGCACAAACAAGTGGGAGAATGTTGAGAACATCAGACAGATGATGAAGGAAAGAGGAGTTGTGAAACCACCAGGTTACACTCTGTTTGAGATGGATGGGAAAGTTCATAAATTCACCATTGGTGATAAAACCCACCCGGAAATTCAGCAGATTGAAAGAATGTGGGAAGAGATCCTTGGGAAGATAAGACTGGCAGGATACACTGGAAATAATGATGATGCATTGTTTGACATAGatgaagaggaaaaagaaagcaacatACACAGGCACAGCGAGAAGCTTGCTATTGCATTTGCTATTATGAGAACTAAAGGTCATGATCCCATTCGAATAGTGAAGAACTTGCGGGTATGTGAAGACTGCCACACCGCTACAAAGCTGATTTCTAAGGTGTATGAACGGGAGTTGATTGTTAGAGATCGGAACAGGTTCCATCATTTTAAGGGGGGAGCCTGTTCTTGCATGGAttactggtaaaaaaaaaatgcagttcATATAATTATGGTTTGAATGATGTTCATGGAACTGTATGACAAATTTAGAGACAACTTGAACTTTTGGCATAATCTCCCAGAACAGGAGCTTTCTCATTTTCATGGTTAGCCCTTCGGGGACAAAGTATAGTTACAGGAGTTGAGAACACAAAAGGCATAAATCATCTTTGACTAGTGGATGTTTGCTTATACGTTAAAAGGAAAACAAGTAAATATTGCTCTTTGAGCAACAAGAAAGCAAAATATGATAACGAATTGACAAATGGAGCCTACGGAAATTAAACCGagccaacattttttttttttttttttttgttaggcaattaaagcttttattttttatttcatatataacCCCTTCATGAAACAAATAATTCTGTCCAGCTCCAAGTTTCATTCAAGATCACAGGATTGTTTACTTAGTTTTCCAGCTGAACGATCGAGTTTCAAAgagaataatattataaaaaataaaataaaaaaacattgaaaatgttGAATAAATAGATTAGACTTGAACGAAAGAGCAACATTTCTCAAAAAACAGAGAGGGAATGGAAGGAGATGAAAGTAAACGGCACACAACATAACAGGCACGGGAAAAGGCATAATGCCAGCTACtttcataaatatttcaaaGGACTACACAGTGTCAATCAGTAACTTCAATTCTGTTAAAGAAACAAGATTACATTGGATGGAAAGACAGGGAAAGGATCGATTTTAATCGGCAAAATATAGAGTGCTGTGTCTCTATCAGAGACTCCACGAGTAAAATGTTAGACAGGTGAGAGGGAAGCCACATAAGAACCATCGCTGTACTTCAAGCCTTTTAAGAAGCCTGAACGCAAGCAAGGAGCAACGGAGGCTTCTGGAATACCAAAAGAATGACTACTTTCTTGCAAGCCTTCAACCGCCGCAGCTTGATCAGGTTTTTCAGAGGCTGTCTCAAGAGCAACATTCAAGCCAATAGAGGTGCGTTCTGTTGTAAAGCTGAAAATTAcccaaattaaatcaaaacaacagtTGAGCACCGAATAACTGTGTAATTGTGGTGATACTAAATAAGGGCCTCGATGACAAAAGCTTATGAGAAATTTATCATACCTTGCCTCAAAGCTTCTCCCATCAGAGTCCATGAGTGCACATACACGGCAAACAATCCATGATGGAATATATGCATCCTTAATTTCAATGCTGGATAAGAGCCCAGTGGATGAACCTTGACTGGATTCGGTATCTTTAACTGTAGATTCTTTAGGGGAGGCAGCAATATGGTGAGCTCTTTTTACCTCCACGCATTTTATCTGTGAAACAAGATCAATACTCAGCTATGCATACATGCTTCTGACATCATGAGGCAAGAATCATGTATCATTTTGAATAGATtcatattttcaatattaaaaagactGGTGAAAAGCACAGATAAATCTTCaaagaaaactatttaaaaagagAACATAAAAGGAGAACATATTTAATAGAACACTTTGCAATGGATAATCTAGCTGCCGATACAAGGGCACTAATGTTCTGTAAGTGAATCAGATTTGATTGTGAATGAAAGTTTCACCCTTGAGGTCCTGTCATGAAAGATTGACGAGAGTGCAAAAATTTTGGTTGGACTATGAGAAAAGACTCGGCAATAGAGGCAAATATAGGCAAAATGGTAACAGAGATGAAAGTATGCTCTGACTTTTAGCTCTATCTATTGAGTCCAAGATTAACTTTACGATACCCACCTCTGGAGAAGAAAGAGCAGCATTCTGAAATGGAACAGGGGAGTACAATACAGGAACATCTACTCCGGACAAAAAGGTAAGGGAAGATCTGAAGGCAAGGACAAGGAAGCGAGATATAGTCATAACATTATGCAGAAAATATGGAATTAATTTCTGAACTATACAGCTAAACTCAACAGaaaggtatttttttcaaaaaacttaaacactGCACTTACCtgtaatttaacaaaaaatcataCAACCCATTTACATTCTTATTTCCACAGAAAGCCAGCAGCGATTGTGGGCTATTATCAACATCAGACAAGGAACTAAGGCGACGAGTCTGCATCATGTTAGCAGGAaccatatattaattataaagtaCAAGCAACGGGATTAAAAGTAAACATCAGAGGATCTTGACAAGAGAAAATTGCACAGAACTCTCCAGTTAGGTAATGTAATTATTAGAAGACAAAAGTAGGAGCTTGGGATGTACAATCATCACAATCCCAACAACCGTAATAATCATACATCATTACTACAGGTTGCTAGATATCCTTTACAGCCCAAACTTTCAAATCTTAAATGATCATGAACTAAAGAATACTAAGCATTTAACTAGGACcattaattcattaaaagaacaaaaggaGGAATAATTGTTGgattatattaattcaaagtattaACTAATCAAAGAGCTTAATGAACCATGAAATCAGGGAAGGCAACTTATTTAAGCCCAGAGAAATGCAAGATGGACATATATGGAAAGGATTCACTTACCTGGCCCAAATTTTGTTTCTCAATCTCAGAAAGCTCAACTAAATCTTCAGTGGTGACTTGCTCTACTTTAGAATAACAAAGTGGCATGGAGAAACAAACGTCCTACACAACAAATTAATAGTGTTACATAATATGACAAACTTATAGCAAACatacataaattaaaacatctggcaaaattatcaacaacataaatgagcaaatattaaaatatcaacagAGATCTTACATGTTCTCTCAACAATGACCTCAGACCTCTTGTCGACTGGGAGATGTAAGCATTGCATAGGTGTTTGCTACATCCTGAGCCATCACTACCAGTGAACATCACCACAAATTGTGAAGTGCACACTACAAAAAATTCCCATGAAAACTCAATGTTAACTTGTAGTTTGAGGGGAAAATACTTTCATGGGCTATAAAGAAATGGTGAGAACCATATCACTTCAAAATAATAGCTTTTGCATGATTGCCATGTTACAAGCAGCTCTTGGTATGCAATGTACCAAATTAGGAATCACAGAAAGGAGGTATGAGTTCTAATTATTGATATGCAGACACAACCTCTGACATCTACTAAATCCAAGTAATATGCCTCGATGATAATGATGCCCAGAAGCAACAACATACTTATTTTGCACAAAATATTCCATGTTTGTGGAAAAAGAACCAGAATTTAAAGCAGGACGAGAAAAGAGATAGATTAATAGAATAAGAGCAGAAAcataccataaaaaatattgcaaatgtTCTTTCGAAGCATGTAATAAAGACTTCGAAAAGAATCCTCCCATGCCAGCTGCCGTTTTCTCAAAAAATCTATACCCACAAAATAAAAAGCGAGAACATTAGAAAGGGAAAGGAGGAAGGGAATAGAAAAGGTCTCGTATgagttaatgtttttatttgacaaCCTCCCTCAATTGCTGATGAGGTTAGCACTGATATAACAGCAGGAGGCAGGGTAGATTGAGGGTAAACCCATGAATGCAAAGCTTTAGAACTAAGGATCTGAGAAGTCATTGCCTGCCCAGAGCTACTACTGTCCTTGGAATCACCAAATTGGGATGCAAGCTGTGGCATGCCGTTGTAGGTGCTGCTCATAATTGACCT
This genomic window contains:
- the LOC118049815 gene encoding pentatricopeptide repeat-containing protein At5g06540, which encodes MCGFSNLVLRKLELKNPKLSLLESCTTLSHLKIIHAHLIRAHTIFDVFAASCLISISIDKNLLDYAAQVFYQIQNPNIFIYNSFIRGFSGSKDPDKSFHFYVQSKRNGLVPDNLTYPFLVKACTQNGSLDMGIQAHGQIIRHGFDNDVYVQNSLVTMYSTLGDIKSASYIFRRISCLDVVSWTSMVAGYIKSGDVTSARKLFDKMPEKNLVTWSVMISGYAKNSFFDKAIELYFLLQSEGVQANETVMVSVIASCAHLGALELGERAHDYILRNKMTVNLILGTALVDMYARCGSIDKAIWVFDQLPGRDALSWTTLIAGFAMHGYAKKALEYFSRMEKAGLTPREITFTAVLSACSHGGLVERGLKLFESMKRDYRIEPRLEHYGCMVDLLGRAGRLAEAEKFVNEMPMKPNAPIWGALLGACRIHKNSEIAERAGKTLIELKPEHSGYYVLLSNIYARTNKWENVENIRQMMKERGVVKPPGYTLFEMDGKVHKFTIGDKTHPEIQQIERMWEEILGKIRLAGYTGNNDDALFDIDEEEKESNIHRHSEKLAIAFAIMRTKGHDPIRIVKNLRVCEDCHTATKLISKVYERELIVRDRNRFHHFKGGACSCMDYW
- the LOC118049797 gene encoding uncharacterized protein; translation: MAKVALPGGSLGSANVQIGGAAAALTDGTMVKRKTPSELRGEQLRRKKVIEIVDESPAPLGSKNNGIEMDNWLRRPDASRTPRYINTRMDEVYPIKKSRLRMLSVKDNAKENTSTEQTNSLKNISVLSTLATKRQQLSCTENSVASDEVLKDDVVQPHQTIKNCSQSIFRSVTELSSSGERSSGLAFVEMDKALKGLVAHEPPDTSGLNADSSEKAGNHGGNFCSECHIAGKKAPLDFTLKTRMRVASSFSVNWIHRSIMSSTYNGMPQLASQFGDSKDSSSSGQAMTSQILSSKALHSWVYPQSTLPPAVISVLTSSAIEGDFLRKRQLAWEDSFRSLYYMLRKNICNIFYVCTSQFVVMFTGSDGSGCSKHLCNAYISQSTRGLRSLLREHDVCFSMPLCYSKVEQVTTEDLVELSEIEKQNLGQTRRLSSLSDVDNSPQSLLAFCGNKNVNGLYDFLLNYRSSLTFLSGVDVPVLYSPVPFQNAALSSPEIKCVEVKRAHHIAASPKESTVKDTESSQGSSTGLLSSIEIKDAYIPSWIVCRVCALMDSDGRSFEASFTTERTSIGLNVALETASEKPDQAAAVEGLQESSHSFGIPEASVAPCLRSGFLKGLKYSDGSYVASLSPV